The DNA sequence CGGCGCTCCCGCCCGGGTGTGTCGCGTCCGCCCGCGTCCGCGCGCCGTATCGGTCACTGCTTCAGTCCCGTGAGGGCGATGCCCTGGATGAACTGCTTCTGGAAGAAGAAGAAGGCGATGATCAGGGGCGCCACCGCCACCGTGGCTCCGGCCATCTGCCAGTGGATGTTGGACATGTACTGCTCCGAAAAGCGCTGCAGACCCACCGGGATGGTGCGGCTGCCGTCGGAGGACGTGACGATCAGCGGCCAGAGGAACTCCTCCCAGTTCCCCACCAGGGTGAAGATGCCCAGGGCGGCCAGGGCCGGCCGGATCAGGGGCAGGACGATGGTCCAGAAGATGCGGACCTCCCCGGCGCCGTCGAT is a window from the Armatimonadota bacterium genome containing:
- a CDS encoding carbohydrate ABC transporter permease, whose product is YAFSKFRFPGRDLLFVAMLASLMVPFQVRMIPLYLLSIRLHLTDTLLGVAFPWLFDAFGIFMMRQFIQTIPTDLIEAARIDGAGEVRIFWTIVLPLIRPALAALGIFTLVGNWEEFLWPLIVTSSDGSRTIPVGLQRFSEQYMSNIHWQMAGATVAVAPLIIAFFFFQKQFIQGIALTGLKQ